The Oryza glaberrima chromosome 5, OglaRS2, whole genome shotgun sequence DNA segment TTGTGTTATCCCCTTGATCTATACTGGAGCTCTCCTTTCATACTAGAAAGGTCGAGGTTGGTAGTAATAGAAACAAGCCCTACTTTGTTCTAAGAGACATGAGTATAGTTTGGAGAAAATCCTATCCATCCTCACTCTGTTGGTTGTTCTGAAAACATCCTTTACTCTTTATCGTGGAGCCATCCTTCTATCCTAGTTATATATAGGTTGGTAATAATCCAAACATGACCTTcaattcaaacaaaaaagaagataaaccctCTTCACATGCACATAGATTTGTgcaaaagaaatcaaataaaaacaatgtttatCTTAGGAGACTCAACTACATTAGCTTCCGAGAAGATCCTCTCCCTGCTTTATCTGTTGGTTGCCTTGAGATGAATTTTGGCCTTGGACATCTTGTCCTATCCTCTTTATTTGTCCCGATACTCTACTTTCGTCCCAGTGAGATCTGAGTTGATAATAATCCAAAAGAGCTATTCGATTGAAAAAAACAACAAGATGAATCATTTCTTCACATACACATACATTTGtgcaaaataaatcaaataaaattttctaaaaaacacAAAGATACTCCAATAAGATTTGACTGGCTTCCTTGAGCTGACTTTGTCCTTGGACATATTAGGCCACCTTTCTCTCTATTTTAGAGCTTCCGTTCTATCCAATAAGATTTGACTAGTAATAATCCAAACAAACCCTccaaggctgtgttcggaggaggggattgggaacccctcctccccgacacgcaaaacgaagttcgttttattgcatgattaattaagtattaactatttttttttgaaaaaatggattaatatgattttttaaacaactttcatataaaaagttttttaataaatcacaccgtttagtagtttgaaaagtgtgcgcgcggaGAACGAGAGAGTtgggttgggaaaatgggggaagaacacagcccaAGTCCCCTAGGAACTCCCCTCTTCCCCCCTTCCCTAGCCCCCCCTCCTAACATATCCCCCTCTTCAATACCCTAAACACTAACCTTACCTCCACCGCGGCGCCATCAATGGAGAAATGGGCTTTCACCGTTGTTGCCGCCATCACCGGTAAGTCCTCCCCTCCTCTAAAATTTCAGTGTTAGGATGAGGGTGATTAAAATTTCTATTAATTTCAGTCACCCGAAAACTAGCAATTTCCTTCTctaaaaagtttttattttttgcaaaagaaattaaatcagAACCAAATTTATCCCAAGACACAATGCGATAGTGGATTCTTGGAAgaccctctctctcctcactttgCTAGCTGCCCTGAGTGAACTTTTGCCATCGTTCCTCGGATATCTTGTGCTATTCTCTCTCGTAGAGCTCTGTTTCTGTCCAATGAGATCTAGGCTAGCAATAATCCAAACAGATCCTACAATTCAAAGGACAATAGAACAAACATCTCTTCACATGTACATAAAATGTCCAAAAAGAActcaaatcaaaacaaaaaatatccCAAGAGACACGGCACCACGGACTCCAGAAAAATCCACTTCTTAGTACGTCCTTACTACGCTGATTGTTCAAGATAACTTTTAGCATTATCCCTCGGACACCCTATGTTACTTTTTCTTTCTATCCCAATGGTTCCCTTTCATCTATCCTCGTTTCTAAAATCACCGACCATTAAGATCAACGATAATTCAAACAACAAACAGATAAAACCTTCCTCTACATGCACACAGATTCAATCATAAATTCCTAAACAAAAACTTAAACttacacaaaaataaaatgaaatgaaaacgAAAAAAATCCATGATGGGGGAGACAAATGGTAAGGTGGATTCCCGGAAGATCCTCCCATCTCACTCTTGCCCCTGGGCTGACTTTTGCCCTCCCTTGGGCAtccatctcctctccctccctcccctccccttccatcCCTACCCCCAAAATCGCCGACCGACCGCCCCCAAATCCCATCCAAgagccgtcgcctcctccaaaGATCGGATTTCGAGACCCCCCAGATCGGGGGGAGAGATCCCCGTGTCGTCTGGTGTGGTGGGTCGGCCTCCgccccccggccgccgcgcttctcttgatctttctttcttttttttgatttttttgcgTTTCCCCtccgggagaggggaggggaggagggttCTTGGATGGGCTGCTTTCCGTGCTTCGGGTCGGGCGGCAAGGGGGAGGCgaagaagggcggcggcgggcgcaagGACGGCGGCTCGGCGGATCGCCGCGTCGCCCGGGTCGGATCAGGTGCGGTTCTTGTGGTGGGGGTGTGGGGGGAAAGGGTTGTATCTTGGGGGTGGTTTTGTTTGTAGGAAATGGTAGCTGATGATTTGCTCCGATGTGGTCAGTTCATGAGATTTTGGTGTGATTCGGATCAATGGGCGATTCGAACTTTGTGCTAATACGTATTCGATTTTAGCGAATGGGTTGGAGACAATCTCGAGGTTTCGGCGCGGATGGTGGTGTAGTGGTATTTGGGAGATTTTCCTTTTGTTCGTGTTAGGCTATTTTGATGGTATGAGTGCTTGATGTTAGTATGCGTTACTTATCTATTTGTAGTTTATCTGTGATGTTTTGGATCGGTAAGCTAGGTCATCCTTTTTGGTTTATCCTATAACTGATAGAAGCCAGCGGCTTTAGTGATATTTTCGTGGATGGGTAGGAGGTTGTGGATGGATAGGAGGTTGCAGTATGACTCTTGCAGTATTGGATTCAGGGGGACAAGGAAATTAATGTTTCACTTCTTGTTTATACTGATAAATGATGTGGAAGTACTTGCAAGACTGCTATAGATGTATATGAAGAAATGGACGAGTCAGGGAGACTTAGCTTCCCCCCAGGAAATATCACCTGCAATTTTAGCAATAATCGGTAACAATGTGGTTAACCTTGTTAGTAAAGCTGACCTTTGAAAGCATTCTATCTGTTTGACTTATTCTCTGGGCTACAATGACAAACCTATGGACAACACATGCTAGTGTTGGTACGTATGGTAGAAGACCCAGTGCAACATCAAACAAGTGCCAAAGAAGCGTCATTTTGtacttttatttatttccatACAACATGGTACATTCACCACAAAATTTTAATCCTGGTTTGTGATGACCAAAATGGCCAATGTGTTTTAGAATGATTAGGCAGGTTATCTCAGTTCTTCCACTGGATATGTTTTTAATATGCACAACACATCTGTAAATGGACTGGAAAATTATGTGATTTTCATGAAAGATCTTCTATATGACATTCATCAAAACGGAAATGCATATTTCAATTTCTCTAATATAATTCTCTGTCTGGATTTTTGTCCTATGCTCCAACTCCAACATGCATGCTGACAAAAGTGAAACCTTTCCGACTTTGTCCTGacttaaacatattttttattcaccCCCCTCAATCGATAAGACAATAAATCAATATAACTTGTATAATGATGATATTGAGCGCAGTTTAGCTGGCCATGGATTCCGTTTGTGTTTCAAGATGAGGCATTGATTTTGTAGGGATTTTTCATCAGACTGTAAATGGTCTAATCATCAATAACTAAAATTGTACCTGCTTTTCACATTTGTTATTATAAAAGCTCAAACTATCGTAATATGAGGAGGCACCACATTTTCTCCGAGAGGTCAAAATGTACAACTCTAATCAGAGGGAGAAGAAATGAGTCAGCATTTGGTGTGCCCATAAATAagagaaaattccttatatACCATTGGATGTTACCCTACTCCTCTATTGCCATTCAAAAATTGacgtttaattatttttcacatTCTCATTTCTtgttcctctttcttctcctttcctcccttcctctctctcctcacctGCTGTTTCCTTTTTATTTCTTCCTTCCTAGCCTGTTCTGTCTTCGAGGATGTTACCCTATTCCTCCATGGCCTtgttcctctttcttctcctttcctctcttcctctctctcctcacctGCTGTTTCCTTTTTATTTCTTCCTTCCTAGCCTGTTCTGTCTTCAAGGTCTGCTGTACTGAGCACCGTGGATGATTACATCAAGCCAGAATACCATGAAGTTGGGGCCCATTGTCAATAGAGACTGAGGTCAAAGCCATAATGTTGGGGGACAAATACAAAGAATGGCTGAAATTGAAGCCATGACGACGGGAAGAGCACATTGGCAGCATGTGAGCTTGGCAGTGCACAAATTGAGGCACGATGGCACATGAAGTCAAAGCTCCTCGTCCAAGGATTAGGCTGTCTGCGCTTGAAATCAGAACACACTGGCAACAAAATCTAAGTTCCTTCCTCTCGTTCTAAACCCAAGGTCCATGGTGGCTAACTGGCCATGACCTTGAAGGCAGTGGTTGTGTTTGGGAATGGTGTGGATGTGTCTAGCAGCAGTAGAAAGACATTAAGTCCGTCTACTGACAACAATGCTTGGCTGCAGGGGGCTGCATCCATGGCTGCCGAAATCAAAACTTGAGGGTGGCAAAGCTTTTTTGGCTGTGGGGACGAGCTCAGTGGCAGCTGAATTTGTAATCAATGGCACATCGTTGGGGCTGGGAGAGGTGAGGGAGGCAACTAAATTACATGGGTGATTATGTGATTGGGATAGGAGAGGGAAGTCCAGCAGTTGAGCCGCTTAGAGTACCTTGTGGACCATGGTAGCGTGCCATCTGGCATGGTGGGTGAATAAGAGAGAGGAGTATTTAGTGCAGCTGGCTGTAGGTTGATATTAGTGCTAGTAGAGTAGGGTATGgtcgttttattttttattggtgGCACATTGGTAATGTTTTGATACTAAAATGTACTAATGTTTCTCTTCCGCGTATTCGAGAAAaatgaagaagagaggagagcagAAAGAGATTGGATGAAGATGATAAGTGGCCGTGTAAGGGCAAGAATAGGATtttgccaagaaaaaaaaacctgacCACTAACAATGCGTCGTCCTACCAGAGTAATAAATGGACTAGGGCAAGAAAGGGTTATTAAATATGGGTCGGTGGAAAATAAGTGAACATCAAATTTTAGATGGTAAATAGGGGATTTAAGTAACACTCAATGGTACATAAGGAATTTTCTCAGTAAAAAAGGGAAGTTTACTAAATAGATATTATTACTgttatatttgatttgtttaATAACAAACATAACCATATTCTCAATTTAGGTATTAGAGCATTTTAAGCAATTTAACTGCACAATCATGTGGTATCTATGACTTGTTTTTACTATTTTACTATTTATTCTTTAGAAGTAGTTCACCTTTTTTTGTTACATTGATGATTCAGGTGGCCCCTAACACTAGATCATTTTCTCTAGATAAATCAAAATCACAGGGTGGATTGGACTCTAGGAAGGATGCATTCATCCCAAGGGATGCGAATGGTCAACCTATTGCTGCACACACTTTCACTTTTCGTGAACTTGCTGCTGCCACTAAGAACTTCAGACAAGATTGTCTATTGGGGGAGGGAGGTTTTGGCCGCGTATATAAAGGACACTTGGAGAATGGGCAGGTTTGTGTTCTGAAATATGTTTTTCGTGGTTGGGGATTTTTTGAATTCTCTATGGTTAGCTACTGTGCACTTTTGGTAATTTGCGTACTAAAACACCACATTATGGTTACTGCATTTCTTTTAACCCCCTATGTGATCTGTGGAGCATTAGGGGAGACATGTTTCCTTAAAGTCTTGATTGATGAGCTTACCAAATATGCAGGCTGTTGCAGTGAAGCAACTTGATCGCAATGGACTTCAAGGAAATAGAGAGTTTCTGGTTGAAGTCCTTATGCTCAGTCTATTGCACCATGATAACCTGGTTAACCTAATTGGATACTGTGCTGATGGGGATCAACGTCTCCTTGTATATGAGTTTATGCCATTGGGATCACTTGAGGATCATTTGCATGGTAAATTTGCTACTCTACTACACTCATGAACTCCTATTGTATTTGTATGCCTATGTCCTGTATATTCAAAGACACATGTGGCATTATACATGCAGTATCTGTCAACTCAGCTTGCAAGTACCTACATGTGTTTATTCTATCGTTGTGGGCTCGTTATAACTCACACTTCCAACAGTATAAAGTTTCTtccagaaaaaggaaaaaaaacaacagttTTGTGGGTTATCCTGTATTAACTCACAATTAATAAATACTAGTTAAAATAATTTGCGTCGTGAAAGTGGTTTACCAAACAGAAACCTTACATTGTTGTTACTTCAACTTTATTGTCTCCCACATATCCTGTctcaagtttatatatctaGAATACCCTATGATGTAATTATGCTCAGATACTTGTTCCATTGCTAAATCATGAAAACAAAACATTGTGTCTATAATCTGGACTTGATTTACTTAGCATTATGGTTTTTCGAAACCAACAGACTCTTATGTTTCCATAAAAGTTGGTAATATGCAACAACGATGTCTGCATCAGACTCTTAAGCGCATTGTTTGTTCATAAGACgtatttagtttgtttaaaTTAATTTGCATGATTCATAAATGGCAACGTTTTGTACTTTTGTGTGTTAGATATTCCACCTGACAAGGAACCTCTCGACTGGAATACACGGATGAAGATTGCTGCTGGTGCAGCCAAGGGCTTGGAATTCTTGCATGACAAGGCAAATCCTCCTGTTATTTACAGGGATTTCAAGTCATCGAACATTCTTCTTGGTGAGGGATACCATCCAAAACTATCAGACTTTGGCCTGGCAAAACTTGGCCCTGTTGGTGACAAAACTCATGTTTCAACACGTGTTATGGGAACTTATGGCTACTGTGCCCCAGAATATGCGATGACTGGGCAGCTTACTGTTAAATCTGATGTGTATAGTTTTGGTGTTGTGTTCCTTGAACTGATTACTGGCCGCAAAGCAATCGACAACACCAAACCACTTGGAGAGCAGAACCTAGTGGCATGGGTATGTTCATCTATTGTCTAAATTTTGTCATAAGCTTGATGGTTGCCTATCGATATATCGTAGCAAATTCATTTATTTTACAATTTCTTGGATGAAGCATAGGTACTAAAACATTGTAGTTAAggaaaaaatgaactaaaagaTTTAAAAGTATAACTAGGATGGGAGTAAACTGTTTTTCCTAGCTTGGAAAATGAAATAATCCACTAGCCAAAAAGCTAATGTCTCAAAAGACATTTTTGGAAATTGTGCAAGGTTAGTCTTTTATTTACTTCTCAGATCATATAACCTTTTCTAACTGAACCTTGAGACTAACATTTATATCAAATGCCTCATTTGTTAATTCATATGGCATTTCCCTCGTATTTTCTGGAACGCAATCTTCGAAAGCCTTACACTGTAGCACATATAACATGCAATCTTCGAAAACTATTTCTATTCAGCTATTGTTATTGCTTATTCATCCAGAAACAGTAACTTTTCATTAGGCAGTTTGACCAGGGTCAGCCCTTCTTGGCCTTGGATTTATTGTCAGTTCCAAaccaattttgattttttaagaatgattttacatttttttttacttttcttattAGCAATCATGAAAGGAGAGCAATTAGAGCGATGAAGAAAACCCCTAAAATTGATCATGAAGTCAAAAGTTTAAATTAAATTCAGCTTAGAATTATGATCTGGAGCTGAGGAGCTCAGCCAAGCGGGTAAACCAGCTGGTAAAGTTTGTTGATTTGACTTTATAATCTAAACCAGCTGAGCATACTTGTATAATTGTCAAGTTTACCTCAATATCGGATTCCACCTTGGTTCTGAAATCCTCTTATAATACAAGAACGGTGTCTCTTATCAAGTGAGCgtaaagtagtttttttttgggggggaaagtaattattttattttgattgtTAACACCAGTGGAATTAGGTTATTTATTATTGACCATTGACACTAGTTCTTGTGATATCTTGATCACTCCTTTATCTATACTAATTTATTACCTGACAATATATTTTCTTGCAGTTGCAGATTTAAATAAGCTTTACTTTCGATAAATATTCAGATAACACAATTTTGGATATCTGATACCATTGATCTTATTTGCAGGCCCGTCCCCTGTTTAAAGACCGCAGGAAATTTCCTAAAATGGCTGATCCATTACTTGCGGGCCGATTTCCTATGCGGGGCCTGTATCAGGCTTTAGCAGTTGCTGCAATGTGTTTGCAGGAGCAAGCTGCCACTAGGCCTTTTATAGGAGATGTGGTCACTGCTCTTTCATATCTTGCTTCCCAGACATATGATCCAAATGCACCTGTTCAGCACAGTCGGAGCAATGCATCTACCCCTAGGGCCAGAAACCGTGTTGGTGCGAATTTTGACCAGCGTCGTCTTCACTCACCAAATCACCAACAATCTCCAGATTTAAGGAAAGAAGGCACCACAACATCAAAATATGAAGCTGAGGTTAGCAGGACTAATTCTGGCAGTGGCTCTGGTCGACGAGCTGGCTTGGACAGCATGGATGTGACAGGTTCACAGATGGGTAGTCCTGCTCACGCAGGAAGGAAGAGGGAATCATCGCGGAGTACTGATAGGCAGCGTGCAGTCGCAGAGGCCAAAACATGGGGGGAGAATTCAAGAGAAAGAAAGTGGCCAAATGCTCGTGGCAGCTTTGATAGTACAAATGAGTAAACCTCTGAAGCAGAAGGTTCAGTTAAGTCGTCATtctaggggaaaaaaaaagatgaatcaCTTGCAGAACCCAACTGGGTCGAATTAGGTACATGGGGCATTTTCGCTCCATCTCGGCTCTGCGGTCTATGTGAATAGagcttctctttttcttttttctgtcctGGAGACACCACCGCTGCTTCAGAGCTCTCCTCTCGTCCATACGAATAGCATCACCGCGATCTCATCGTCGACGCGCCTATTCCTGGCGTCCATTCCTCGTGATTGATCATGCGAATGTGCCTTTTATTCATCATGAAGACAGAAACACCGTTTGGCTGGAAATGTAGGTAGAAAGCAAAAGAGAAAATTTGCTCTGGAGCTATCCATTGGGTATCTCATGTCGATGTTGTTGCATGATGAGTGTCAGCGGCTGCACCATTGTTCCTGAGTGTTCTAGCTCTATGTGAAGTGAAGTCTGCGTACCGAgggatgtgatgtttttttttcttttcttttcttttctttttgtctcaATGGTTTGTACCTAGGGGGTACGGCATTTTACCTGTGTTTCATACACCTGTCATTTGACAATTTCATGTCGGAGTTATCTGTTGTTTTATCTCTACGAGTAAGCTGTTCTTCATTCAATCTTCTAACCTGTGCTCTTTTTTGGCTATGGTTCTTCCGGTATATAttactcatttttttctttgcttaCTAATTTCTTGCGAGTCAATATTGGTGGATGGGGTAACAAAAAGCACTTGTGTTTCCAAGTACTTAAGCTTAATATACTTCCCTTCCAAGTTTTTTATCTCAAATTGTTCATGGCTATTCCTACTTCCAAGTTTTTTATCTCAAATTGTTCCTGGCTATTCCTACTTGTCCATATCGTTGTTCCTGTTTGAGACATCACCAATGGTtgtttttttccatttaaattaaatTGAAGTCACAAGTTACAACTGCAAGTTACAATTGCAGAGAGGGTATACTGAACAAGGTGGCAAACAAAATTCGCAACACCTTGAGTTTGTTTATTTGCTGAACACCGTGTTGCTTCTCGAAGTAACATTGCGGACATGGATCCTATGCAGCACTGCATTTGGTGCTGCATTTGTACTGCAGGTGCGGACAATTCCCATTGCAACATGGCCATGCTACCAGTGTCCATTTTGTCCTGCAGTGTTTCTTTCTGTGTACTGCGACTTCTTCAAGAAACCAGACTTCTTCAAGAAACCAGATGAAGAATGAAGTAGAGGATGGTACAAGTCAAAATACAAATGAACTACCAGCTGAATGAAATGGAGCGGAGGATGGTTCAAGTCAAAATACGAATGAACTTGGCTACTTGCTGTTTAAGCATCTCCTGCCGGCTTGGCAATATTTCACTATTTCTAAAGTAAAATATGCATATTTGATTGATCATCGAAAAAGGCAGGTTGCGAAATGCGTTTGATGAGAGGGCAATTTAAGAAATAGATCGATTTAAAAATAATCGAGATGATACTGAGAGAAGTATACGTGGCTCTATGAGAAAGGGGAAATATAGTGTTCACAGTGGGGGACAACTATAGGTATATAAGATTCGGTACAGGTCAAGAATAAGTGCAATGCATTGACGGACAAAAGAGGGCACCACTATTTCCTGAGTTGACAATGTTTGCGTGAGCATCTTAAAAATCGAATTTTGAGCCATAAACGGCACCAAAAGCAACATGAACAAGCGATCAAGATATGTAATTACTCATTTACTTGTTTCACGAATATATGCAAATGATCATCTGGAGCCAATCGACTCCTGTACATGACATCCCTCAAGCGAAATTTTGCAGAACGCAGAAAAAAACTTAATCAACAGAGGGCTAAAAAACTACCACTACACCAAGAACCAGAACCAGCAGGCACAATCTGAACATGAACAGACAGAAAGCAAACTTCTAAATATGCTCATAGCATGTGATATACAAACAATCTAAATATGCTAGTACTACATATCTCCAGTTTTCTCCTTTCTCCCCTCTTTAAGTTCTCACCACATAGGCTCATAGCAGAATTGTTATAAACATAGATTGATGATTCTCAAAGTTCACTGCAAAAGTTCGTTATCTCCGAATATTAACAAGCTTTTGTGAGGCAACTATAATAGAATGGTGTCATACCGTCTGATAAAACAGGCATATCACAGATTCAACTACAAACTacagaaaattttcaaaatgacCAAGTCTATGTAGCGCATCCATGCCACAATAATAGGTGAACATCGCAGACAGTAATTTAGCTAACAGTGAAGAAAGTGGTAAAAGAAATCCAACCTACAAAGGTCTGTACAAAAGCATCATAATGGAAATAGATATAACCATACATCAGTCTTACCCACTGGAAACCAAAAAAAGGGCAGCCACTAAAGCACCATTAATATTAACGATTTACTGTGTGCAAAATTTAGTGCTAAATGCCTCAAAGACTTAGCAAGgcggtttcttttctttttcttttgcaggTTTATCCAACCATAAATGAAAATAACACGCAAGAATATCCCCAAAAACAT contains these protein-coding regions:
- the LOC127773645 gene encoding receptor-like cytoplasmic kinase 185 gives rise to the protein MGCFPCFGSGGKGEAKKGGGGRKDGGSADRRVARVGSDKSKSQGGLDSRKDAFIPRDANGQPIAAHTFTFRELAAATKNFRQDCLLGEGGFGRVYKGHLENGQAVAVKQLDRNGLQGNREFLVEVLMLSLLHHDNLVNLIGYCADGDQRLLVYEFMPLGSLEDHLHDIPPDKEPLDWNTRMKIAAGAAKGLEFLHDKANPPVIYRDFKSSNILLGEGYHPKLSDFGLAKLGPVGDKTHVSTRVMGTYGYCAPEYAMTGQLTVKSDVYSFGVVFLELITGRKAIDNTKPLGEQNLVAWARPLFKDRRKFPKMADPLLAGRFPMRGLYQALAVAAMCLQEQAATRPFIGDVVTALSYLASQTYDPNAPVQHSRSNASTPRARNRVGANFDQRRLHSPNHQQSPDLRKEGTTTSKYEAEVSRTNSGSGSGRRAGLDSMDVTGSQMGSPAHAGRKRESSRSTDRQRAVAEAKTWGENSRERKWPNARGSFDSTNE